The stretch of DNA CAACTCTTTGCTAATTAAACTTAATGCAGATGGTGAAAAAGAGTGGGCTTATTCTTTAGAAGGTGCACTAAATGACCAAATCCATGATATAGAATACGTTGAAAATGAAGGATATTATCTTAGTGGCTGGAGTAATTCACAAAGTGGAACCGGTATAGTGGAAGTTTTTGCTGCTAAAATAGACCTTCAGGGAAATGAAGTTTGGCAAAATACTTATGGTTTTATAGAAAACAGCTATGCTTACGGAATTACTATTGTTGAAGATAGTGGAATTTACATAACGGGATATACCAGCTCTGTTTTTGTAGTAAAGCTTGACTTTAGCGGAAACCTTAGTGCTCTTTACCCCTTTGGAAATGCTTGTGGAGGGACTTTTATGAAAATCAGTCACACTCCTGATAACGGGTTGGTTTTTCTTTCCAGAGTGAATAATAATGGAATTTGCCGGTCGGTGTTTACAAAGACTGATTTAAGCGGACAAGTAATCTGGCAAAAAGAATGGGAGGCTGTTCTCCGAGACTTTGATTATGTAAATGACAGTAGTTTTATATTAACAGGCAACATCAATCATCTTCCGGATATCTTACTAATTCGATTTGATTCAACCACCTTGCCCGGATATATTCCAACTGACACCACTTCTGTAGAAGAGCACTTAATAGATAATGTTTATAGCGTAAGTTTCATAAAAGAACAACATGCGCTCTATATCAAATCCGATAATTATCATTTTTCGAATGCTGCAATAAAGGTATTTGATTTTCAGGGACGACAAATAATGAGTAGCAAGATTCATCCGGACAATCAATTTTATCCTTTACCACCCAACTCAGCTGTCGGAATTTATTTTTATCAAATCGTAACAGAAAACAGGCCTAAAACTGAAAGTGGGAAGTTGTTTATTTACTAAAAACTAGAATTCTGATTAAATCCATTTAGTTCGTAGTGTCCTTGCTATGGGACACGTTTAAAACATACAATCTAAATTAATCAAAGACAGAACAGGAAAGTAATACGTATTTTTCAGTCATCATAATAAAGGAGTGAATTCAAAAAAAGGATTTTACTACCCGAATTTGTAGTTTCACTTTTAAAAAAAGCTGCTGTCGGTAATTTTTTAATAATGGACTTGGGTATTTGGTTAACTTGTTGATAATCCATAAGATTATATCTATTCCAGAACAAGAAACTATGCCGGACTGCTAAGTGTGATGCCGGTTGATTTGTTAAACTGAATATTTTGTTTTATTTTTATTTGTACTAAAAACAGAAAAAGAATTATTTAACTAATTTAGCAGTTTTCGTTGCGAACCTTAGTCGTACAAATCTAACAGTAAGCAACAATGAAAGAAGTAAACAAAAATACTGAAGGTTTTATCCCCAGTCATGGTGGTTACCGCAATCTGTTCAGTTATCAGAAAGCGGAAATCATTTATGATGGTACAGTTTATTTTACTAATCGTTTTTTTCATAAGTACGACCGCACAGTAGGACAAATGGTACAAGCCGCCAGGAGTGGTAAGCAAAACATAGCAGAAGCCAGTATGGCATCAGGCACCTCTAAAGTAACAGAAATTAAACTTACTAATGTAGCTCGTGCCAGTTTGGAAGAATTGCTCATTGATTACGAAGACTTTCTACGCACACATAAACTGCCCATTTGGGAAAAAAACCACCGTTTGGTTGCCCGCTTGCGTGAACTCAACAAGAGTATACCAAAACCTACTTACGAAACTTTCAAAAAAGCCATTGAACATGAAAATCCTGAGATTTGTGCCAATG from Chitinophagaceae bacterium encodes:
- a CDS encoding four helix bundle protein translates to MKEVNKNTEGFIPSHGGYRNLFSYQKAEIIYDGTVYFTNRFFHKYDRTVGQMVQAARSGKQNIAEASMASGTSKVTEIKLTNVARASLEELLIDYEDFLRTHKLPIWEKNHRLVARLRELNKSIPKPTYETFKKAIEHENPEICANAMITLIKICTYLLKQQIKQLETAFVKEGGLRERMTKARIDERNKKKP